A genomic segment from Rhodospirillum centenum SW encodes:
- the ftsH gene encoding ATP-dependent zinc metalloprotease FtsH — translation MNNFGKNLALWIIIGLLLVALFNLFQTSSTRMAPNSIAFSQLLDEVERGSVSDVTIKGNQVTGHLSNGQPFSTYVPPDANLVQRLADRDVRITAVPDDSNVPSLFSILLSWFPMLLLIGVWIFFMRQMQGGGGKAMGFGKSRARLLTEKVGRVTFDDVAGIDEAKQELEEVVEFLKDPQKFQRLGGKIPKGVLLVGPPGTGKTLTARAVAGEANVPFFTISGSDFVEMFVGVGASRVRDMFEQGKKNAPCIIFIDEIDAVGRHRGAGLGGGNDEREQTLNQLLVEMDGFEANEGVILIAATNRPDVLDPALLRPGRFDRQVVVPNPDVLGREKILKVHMRKVPLSPDVDARIIARGTPGFSGADLANLVNEAALLAARAGKRVVGMAEFEAAKDKVMMGAERRSMVMTEREKKLTAYHEAGHALVGLYMPESDPLHKVTIIPRGRALGVTMNLPERDKYTYSKIELESRLAMMFGGRMAEELIFGAEYVTTGAGNDIQQATNMARRMVTEFGMSDKLGRVRYSANEQEVFLGHSVTQQQNMSEATAQLIDEEVRRIIETAEGHARRILTERHDELERVTQALLEYETLSGDEVRALIRGENIVRPEPPVTPPQAKPEPPKGGGRRASVPTTGKDTGGLEPEPQPGV, via the coding sequence GTGAACAACTTCGGCAAGAACCTGGCGCTCTGGATCATCATCGGCCTCCTGCTGGTGGCCCTGTTCAATCTGTTCCAGACGTCGTCCACCCGCATGGCGCCGAACAGCATCGCCTTCAGCCAGCTTCTGGATGAGGTGGAGCGCGGCTCCGTTTCGGACGTCACCATCAAGGGCAACCAGGTGACGGGCCATCTCAGCAACGGCCAGCCGTTCTCGACCTATGTGCCGCCCGACGCCAATCTGGTCCAGCGTCTGGCGGACCGCGACGTCCGCATCACCGCCGTGCCGGACGACAGCAACGTCCCCAGCCTGTTCAGCATCCTGCTGAGCTGGTTCCCGATGCTGCTGCTGATCGGCGTCTGGATCTTCTTCATGCGCCAGATGCAGGGCGGCGGCGGCAAGGCCATGGGCTTCGGCAAGTCCCGCGCCCGCCTGCTGACGGAGAAGGTCGGCCGCGTGACCTTCGACGACGTCGCCGGCATCGACGAGGCCAAGCAGGAGCTGGAGGAGGTCGTCGAGTTCCTGAAGGACCCGCAGAAGTTCCAGCGCCTGGGCGGCAAGATCCCGAAGGGCGTGCTGCTGGTCGGTCCGCCGGGCACCGGCAAGACGCTCACCGCGCGCGCCGTGGCGGGCGAGGCCAACGTGCCCTTCTTCACCATCTCCGGTTCCGACTTCGTGGAGATGTTCGTCGGCGTCGGCGCCTCCCGCGTCCGCGACATGTTCGAGCAGGGCAAGAAGAACGCCCCCTGCATCATCTTCATCGACGAGATCGACGCCGTCGGCCGCCACCGCGGTGCCGGCCTGGGCGGCGGCAACGACGAGCGCGAGCAGACCCTCAACCAGCTCCTGGTGGAGATGGACGGCTTCGAGGCCAATGAGGGCGTGATCCTGATCGCCGCCACCAACCGGCCGGACGTGCTCGACCCGGCGCTGCTGCGTCCGGGCCGCTTCGACCGTCAGGTCGTCGTGCCGAACCCCGACGTGCTGGGCCGCGAGAAGATCCTGAAGGTCCACATGCGCAAGGTGCCGCTGTCGCCGGACGTGGACGCCCGGATCATCGCCCGCGGCACCCCGGGTTTCTCCGGTGCGGACCTCGCCAATCTGGTGAACGAGGCGGCCCTGCTGGCGGCCCGTGCCGGCAAGCGCGTCGTCGGCATGGCCGAGTTCGAGGCCGCCAAGGACAAGGTCATGATGGGCGCGGAGCGCCGCTCCATGGTCATGACCGAGCGGGAGAAGAAGCTCACGGCCTACCATGAGGCGGGCCATGCCCTGGTCGGCCTCTACATGCCGGAGAGCGATCCCCTGCACAAGGTGACCATCATCCCGCGCGGCCGCGCCCTGGGCGTGACCATGAACCTGCCGGAGCGGGACAAGTACACCTACTCCAAGATCGAACTGGAGAGCCGCCTCGCCATGATGTTCGGCGGGCGGATGGCGGAAGAGCTGATCTTCGGCGCGGAATACGTGACCACGGGTGCCGGCAACGACATCCAGCAGGCCACCAACATGGCCCGCCGCATGGTCACCGAGTTCGGCATGTCCGACAAGCTGGGCCGCGTGCGCTACAGCGCCAACGAGCAGGAGGTGTTCCTGGGCCACAGCGTGACCCAGCAGCAGAACATGTCCGAGGCGACGGCCCAGCTCATCGACGAGGAGGTCCGGCGCATCATCGAGACGGCGGAGGGCCATGCCCGCCGCATCCTGACCGAGCGCCATGACGAGCTGGAGCGGGTCACCCAGGCGCTGCTGGAGTACGAGACCCTGTCCGGCGACGAGGTGCGGGCCCTGATCCGCGGCGAGAACATCGTGCGGCCGGAGCCGCCGGTGACCCCGCCCCAGGCCAAGCCCGAGCCGCCCAAGGGCGGCGGGCGCCGCGCCTCCGTCCCGACCACCGGCAAGGACACCGGGGGCCTGGAGCCGGAGCCGCAGCCCGGCGTCTGA
- the tilS gene encoding tRNA lysidine(34) synthetase TilS, producing MRLTEPQQGAPVAAAEFAARMAALGSFEARPLLAVGVSGGRDSLALVLLADAWARARGGSVLALTVDHALRPESAAEAAQVGAWMAARGIRHAVLRWEGQKPSGGVQQAARAARYALLEARCRAEGALHLLLGHQREDQAETVLLRAARSSGPDGLAGMAAVRELAGLRLLRPLLDIPRVRLAATCEALGQPWLDDPSNLSDRFARGRLRRAGAAGTEEPWQRALAAGRTRAALDDAAAAVLAGQAALYPEGWGEVAAAALCDPPEDVARRVLLRLLQVVGGAALPPRSARLDRLLAALRRSGAAGSGGGGDKEGTALSRGATLHGCLVVPSRAGWRILREPRAVSPPVEVVSGASVLWDGRFRIAWNGAGSVTVGALGEGAAALPSDGSPRLPALVRRTLPALRRDGRVLCVPHLWGIDTDADPVPCRVRFQPPEAASGPRFSVVWADTRII from the coding sequence GTGCGGCTGACGGAGCCGCAGCAGGGCGCGCCGGTCGCCGCCGCCGAGTTCGCCGCCCGCATGGCGGCGCTGGGGTCGTTCGAGGCCCGGCCGCTGCTGGCTGTCGGCGTGTCCGGCGGCCGCGACAGTCTGGCGCTCGTGCTGCTGGCCGACGCCTGGGCGCGGGCGCGGGGCGGCAGCGTCCTCGCCCTCACCGTCGATCATGCCCTGCGGCCGGAATCGGCCGCCGAGGCGGCGCAGGTCGGCGCCTGGATGGCGGCCCGCGGCATCCGCCACGCCGTCCTGCGCTGGGAGGGGCAGAAGCCGTCCGGCGGGGTGCAGCAGGCGGCACGGGCGGCGCGCTATGCCCTGCTGGAGGCCCGCTGCCGGGCGGAGGGGGCGCTGCACCTGCTGCTGGGACACCAGCGCGAGGATCAGGCAGAGACGGTGCTGCTGCGTGCCGCACGGTCCAGCGGTCCCGACGGCCTGGCCGGCATGGCCGCCGTGCGCGAGCTGGCCGGGCTGCGGCTGCTGCGGCCGCTGCTGGACATTCCGCGGGTGCGGCTGGCGGCCACCTGCGAGGCCCTGGGCCAGCCCTGGCTGGACGATCCCTCCAACCTGTCCGACCGCTTCGCCCGCGGCCGGCTGCGCCGGGCCGGCGCCGCCGGGACGGAGGAGCCATGGCAGCGGGCGCTGGCGGCGGGCCGGACCCGCGCCGCGCTCGACGATGCCGCCGCCGCGGTGCTGGCCGGGCAGGCGGCGCTCTATCCTGAAGGATGGGGTGAGGTCGCCGCGGCAGCCCTCTGCGATCCGCCGGAGGATGTCGCCCGGCGCGTGCTGCTGCGTCTCCTGCAGGTGGTGGGCGGGGCCGCCCTGCCGCCCCGGAGCGCGCGGCTGGACCGGCTGCTGGCCGCGCTCCGCCGGTCCGGCGCCGCGGGTTCCGGTGGCGGCGGTGACAAAGAGGGGACCGCGCTTTCCCGTGGCGCCACGCTGCACGGCTGTCTCGTGGTCCCGAGCCGGGCCGGCTGGCGCATCCTGCGCGAGCCGCGGGCCGTATCACCACCCGTTGAGGTGGTTTCCGGTGCCAGCGTCCTCTGGGACGGGCGCTTCCGGATCGCCTGGAACGGCGCGGGTTCCGTGACCGTCGGGGCATTGGGCGAGGGGGCGGCGGCGCTGCCGTCCGACGGGTCCCCCCGGCTGCCCGCGCTTGTCCGCCGCACCCTGCCGGCGCTGCGCCGGGACGGGCGGGTGCTCTGCGTACCCCATCTGTGGGGTATCGATACGGATGCCGACCCCGTACCCTGCCGGGTGCGATTCCAGCCGCCGGAAGCAGCGTCGGGCCCACGCTTCTCTGTTGTCTGGGCGGACACGAGGATTATCTAA
- the ybgF gene encoding tol-pal system protein YbgF gives MIRSEPSLRRRPLLPTVLLLTASLLGTAAPAAAQSGDLRELINRVNRLETELQTLSRDVYRGGARPSAPAAGGMETAPPSVAASLEARLTRMENDMLTLNGRYEEAAFQIGQLRDQLSKLSADIDFRLSRLEQGAGGGLPPTSPAPLAGSAAEPSSPAPSSPAPSSPAPSSPTRSEAPSASEPATGNLPTGGAQEQYDYAFNLTRQGDYAGAERAFTQFLAQHPTHQLAPNAQYWLGETLYVRNKYKESARAFAEGYKKYPKSNKAPDSLLKLAMALGNLNQREDACLALDQLRTDFKDAPGTIQRRAEQERNRLRCG, from the coding sequence ATGATCCGTTCCGAGCCATCCCTGCGTCGTCGCCCGCTTCTGCCGACCGTCCTGCTGCTGACGGCGTCGCTGCTGGGAACGGCCGCCCCGGCCGCTGCCCAGAGCGGTGACCTGCGGGAGCTGATCAACCGGGTCAACCGGCTGGAGACGGAGCTCCAGACGCTGTCCCGCGATGTCTACCGTGGCGGCGCGCGCCCGTCGGCGCCGGCCGCCGGCGGGATGGAGACGGCCCCGCCCAGCGTCGCCGCCAGCCTGGAGGCGCGGCTGACCCGGATGGAGAACGACATGCTGACCCTGAACGGCCGCTATGAAGAGGCGGCGTTCCAGATCGGCCAGCTCCGCGACCAGCTCTCCAAGCTTTCGGCCGACATTGATTTCCGCCTGTCGCGGCTGGAGCAGGGGGCCGGCGGCGGCCTGCCGCCCACGAGTCCGGCGCCGCTGGCGGGGTCCGCCGCCGAGCCGTCGTCCCCGGCCCCGTCCTCTCCGGCCCCGTCCTCTCCGGCCCCATCCTCTCCGACCCGCTCCGAAGCCCCGTCGGCATCCGAGCCGGCGACGGGCAACCTGCCCACGGGCGGCGCGCAGGAGCAGTACGACTACGCCTTCAACCTGACCCGGCAGGGCGACTATGCCGGCGCCGAGCGGGCCTTCACCCAGTTCCTGGCGCAGCACCCGACGCACCAGCTCGCGCCCAATGCGCAGTACTGGCTGGGCGAGACGCTCTATGTCCGCAACAAGTACAAGGAATCGGCCCGCGCCTTCGCCGAGGGCTACAAGAAGTACCCGAAGAGCAACAAGGCCCCCGACAGCCTGCTGAAGCTGGCCATGGCGCTGGGCAACCTCAACCAGCGCGAGGATGCCTGCCTCGCTCTCGACCAGCTCCGCACCGACTTCAAGGATGCGCCGGGTACCATCCAGCGCCGGGCCGAGCAGGAACGAAACCGGCTGCGGTGCGGCTGA
- the pal gene encoding peptidoglycan-associated lipoprotein Pal produces MRFKFLSLFAALMLVSACQSAPETTATTTTGGTTTAAPATPTGPVPGSAEDFVANVGDRVFFGFDRFDLTPEATATLDRQAAWLKQYPNVTVTVEGHADERGTREYNLALGERRATAVKNYLTALGVDTARVQTISYGKERPAVLGSDESAWAQNRRGVTVIN; encoded by the coding sequence ATGCGCTTCAAGTTCCTGAGCCTGTTCGCAGCGCTCATGCTGGTTTCCGCCTGCCAGTCCGCGCCGGAAACCACCGCCACCACCACGACGGGCGGCACCACGACTGCGGCTCCGGCTACGCCGACCGGCCCGGTCCCGGGTTCCGCTGAAGATTTCGTCGCCAACGTCGGTGACCGCGTCTTCTTCGGCTTCGATCGCTTCGATCTGACGCCGGAGGCGACCGCCACCCTCGACCGTCAGGCCGCCTGGCTGAAGCAGTACCCGAACGTCACCGTGACCGTTGAAGGCCACGCCGACGAGCGCGGTACCCGCGAGTACAACCTGGCCCTCGGCGAGCGCCGCGCCACCGCGGTGAAGAACTACCTGACCGCGCTGGGCGTCGATACCGCTCGCGTCCAGACGATCAGCTACGGCAAGGAGCGCCCGGCCGTTCTCGGTTCCGACGAGTCCGCCTGGGCCCAGAACCGTCGTGGCGTGACGGTGATCAACTGA
- the tolB gene encoding Tol-Pal system beta propeller repeat protein TolB — MIRTVLTIGRRLAAALLVALAAALPVGAASAQELRLDITKGVTEPMPIAITTFLGGTPQEQTVARQISSVITANLERSGLFQPLDPARFIQTPEQLASAPPRFADWRLIGAQALVAGGVQAQPDGRLRVQFRLFDVVYGKQLTGLAYFTQAEGWRRVAHIISDAIYKRLTGEEGYFDTRVVYIAESGPANQRVKRLAIMDQDGENNRFLTDGRVLVLTPRFSPTAQEITYLSYFNNKPRVYLFNIDTGRQELLGDFPGMTFAPRFSPDGNQVIMSLAQSGNTDIYTLDLRTRRQTRLTDHPGIDTAPSYSPDGKQIVFESDRGGTQQLYTMNADGSNVKRITFGQGRYATPVWSPRGDLIAFTRLNGGRFYIGVIRPDGTGERLLTEAFHVEGPTWAPNGRVLMYFKEKPVGAGARQRQSRLFTIDLTGVNERQMVTATDASDPAWSPLIP, encoded by the coding sequence ATGATCCGCACCGTCCTCACGATCGGCCGCCGTCTCGCGGCGGCCCTGCTGGTCGCGTTAGCCGCGGCCCTGCCGGTCGGCGCCGCGTCGGCGCAGGAACTCCGGCTCGACATCACCAAGGGCGTCACCGAACCGATGCCGATCGCGATCACGACGTTCCTCGGGGGCACCCCGCAGGAGCAGACGGTCGCGCGCCAGATCAGCTCGGTGATCACGGCCAACCTGGAGCGGTCGGGCCTGTTCCAGCCGCTCGACCCGGCCCGTTTCATCCAGACGCCGGAGCAGCTCGCCTCCGCGCCGCCGCGCTTTGCCGACTGGCGCCTGATCGGGGCCCAGGCGCTGGTCGCCGGCGGCGTGCAGGCCCAGCCGGACGGTCGCCTGCGGGTGCAGTTCCGCCTGTTCGACGTGGTCTACGGCAAGCAGCTCACCGGGCTGGCCTACTTCACCCAGGCGGAAGGATGGCGCCGAGTCGCGCACATCATCTCCGACGCCATCTACAAGCGGCTGACGGGCGAGGAGGGCTACTTCGATACCCGCGTCGTCTACATCGCCGAGTCCGGCCCTGCGAACCAGCGGGTCAAGCGGCTCGCCATCATGGATCAGGACGGCGAGAACAACCGCTTCCTGACCGACGGCCGCGTCCTGGTGCTGACGCCGCGCTTCTCCCCGACCGCCCAGGAAATCACATACCTGAGTTACTTCAACAACAAGCCTCGGGTGTATCTCTTCAACATCGACACCGGCCGGCAGGAGCTGCTGGGTGACTTTCCGGGCATGACCTTCGCCCCGCGGTTCTCCCCCGACGGCAATCAGGTCATCATGAGTCTCGCGCAGTCCGGGAACACGGACATCTACACGCTCGACCTCCGGACGCGGCGGCAGACCCGGCTGACCGACCATCCCGGCATCGACACGGCCCCGTCCTACTCACCGGACGGCAAGCAGATCGTGTTCGAATCCGACCGCGGCGGTACGCAGCAGCTGTATACGATGAATGCCGACGGCTCGAACGTGAAGCGGATTACTTTCGGCCAGGGGCGATATGCTACGCCGGTCTGGTCCCCCCGCGGCGACCTGATCGCCTTCACGCGGCTCAACGGTGGTCGCTTCTATATCGGGGTAATCCGTCCGGACGGGACCGGCGAGCGCCTCCTGACCGAAGCGTTCCATGTCGAGGGTCCGACCTGGGCCCCGAACGGCCGCGTCCTCATGTACTTCAAGGAGAAGCCGGTGGGGGCGGGCGCCCGGCAGCGCCAGAGCCGTCTGTTCACGATCGATCTGACGGGCGTGAACGAACGGCAGATGGTGACTGCCACCGATGCGTCGGACCCGGCTTGGTCGCCCTTGATTCCCTAA
- a CDS encoding protein TonB has product MRRALVLSGVLHVALFLIALFGLPALKSQDVLMLQEIPVDVVEVGPMTIARLQQDAPKPRAQPKPQPPKPEPPKPEPPKQEPPPPPPKAQALPPPPEPEPTPKPEPPKPPVKPEPAPPKPEPKPEPEPKPEPKKEEPKKPEPPKPEPKKEQPKPEPKKEEPKPKPEPKKEEPKPKPEPKKEEPKPKPERTLSDLLNSLEKEQPAPPAKEKPQERPVESGSPPAAAGERLSISEEDALRRQIGQCWNVPSGARGVESMQAEIRVLFDANMRVTGVQFIRGNGNLSDPHFRAFVESALRAPQLPACATLNLPRDKYGNRGSIVMNFSPRDMF; this is encoded by the coding sequence ATGCGTAGGGCCCTTGTCCTCTCGGGTGTGCTGCACGTCGCGCTCTTCCTGATCGCGCTGTTCGGCCTGCCCGCCCTGAAGAGCCAGGACGTCCTGATGCTTCAGGAGATTCCGGTGGACGTGGTCGAGGTCGGGCCCATGACCATCGCCCGCCTGCAACAGGACGCGCCCAAGCCGCGCGCCCAGCCGAAACCACAGCCGCCCAAGCCCGAACCCCCCAAGCCCGAGCCTCCGAAGCAGGAGCCGCCGCCCCCGCCGCCCAAGGCCCAGGCGTTGCCGCCTCCGCCCGAGCCGGAGCCGACGCCGAAACCTGAACCGCCCAAGCCGCCGGTCAAGCCGGAGCCTGCACCGCCGAAGCCCGAACCGAAGCCCGAGCCGGAACCGAAACCGGAGCCGAAGAAGGAGGAACCGAAGAAGCCGGAGCCTCCCAAGCCGGAACCGAAGAAGGAACAGCCGAAGCCGGAGCCCAAGAAGGAAGAGCCCAAGCCCAAGCCTGAACCCAAGAAGGAAGAGCCGAAGCCGAAGCCCGAGCCGAAGAAGGAAGAACCCAAGCCGAAGCCCGAGCGGACCCTGTCCGACCTGCTGAACAGCCTGGAGAAGGAGCAGCCCGCGCCTCCGGCCAAGGAGAAGCCGCAGGAACGCCCCGTGGAGTCCGGCAGTCCGCCGGCCGCCGCCGGGGAGCGCCTGAGCATCAGCGAGGAGGACGCCCTGCGCCGGCAGATCGGCCAGTGCTGGAACGTTCCGAGCGGTGCGCGCGGGGTGGAGAGCATGCAGGCCGAGATCCGGGTTCTGTTTGATGCGAACATGCGGGTCACCGGCGTGCAGTTCATCCGCGGCAACGGCAATCTGAGCGATCCGCACTTCCGCGCCTTCGTGGAGAGCGCCCTGCGCGCGCCACAGCTTCCGGCCTGCGCTACCCTGAACCTTCCGCGGGACAAGTACGGTAACCGCGGCAGCATCGTGATGAATTTCAGCCCGAGGGACATGTTCTGA
- a CDS encoding ExbD/TolR family protein: MGASLSGKQPGRGGRRRAYRPLAEINVTPFVDVMLVLLIVFMVAAPLLTAGIPVNLPKGAAQALETQEDPLWLTVTSDGRISLKDKAVFDDDEYTLEELQPRLIAVAEKTPDRKVLVRGDRKAQYAVIIDVLSEARRAGLTEAKLVIESDGRNR; this comes from the coding sequence ATGGGGGCGTCCCTTTCCGGAAAGCAGCCCGGACGCGGCGGCAGGCGCCGCGCCTACCGTCCCTTGGCGGAGATCAACGTGACGCCCTTCGTGGACGTCATGCTGGTTCTTCTGATCGTCTTCATGGTCGCCGCTCCGCTGCTGACCGCGGGCATTCCCGTCAATCTGCCGAAGGGAGCGGCGCAGGCGCTGGAGACGCAGGAAGACCCGCTCTGGCTGACGGTCACGTCGGACGGCCGCATCTCGCTCAAGGACAAGGCAGTGTTCGACGATGACGAGTACACGCTGGAGGAGCTTCAGCCGCGCCTGATCGCGGTCGCGGAAAAGACCCCGGACCGCAAGGTCCTGGTCCGCGGCGACCGCAAGGCGCAGTACGCCGTCATCATCGACGTGCTGAGCGAGGCCCGCCGCGCCGGGCTGACCGAGGCGAAGCTGGTCATCGAGTCGGACGGGCGTAACCGCTGA
- the tolQ gene encoding protein TolQ — MSPIELQAVAMAGAVAPAHELSILGLFLAADWIVKIVMLALVGASVWCWAIIFDKAVKLRRMKAAATEFEEQFWSGGSLDQLYDEVAANPGDPLSATFAAGMREWRHAAERGLLTTGAMRANLAQRIERVMSVTIGREMAGAERYMTVLASVGSTAPFIGLFGTVWGIMNAFTSIAAQQNTSLAVVAPGIAEALFATALGLVAAIPAVIAYNKFSTDLGRFADRLDSFTTEFSAILQRHLEERG, encoded by the coding sequence ATGTCGCCCATCGAGTTGCAAGCCGTCGCCATGGCCGGCGCCGTGGCTCCTGCCCATGAGCTGTCGATCCTCGGCCTGTTCCTGGCCGCCGACTGGATCGTGAAGATCGTGATGCTGGCGCTCGTCGGCGCCTCCGTCTGGTGCTGGGCCATCATCTTCGACAAGGCCGTCAAGCTGCGCCGGATGAAGGCCGCGGCGACCGAGTTCGAAGAGCAGTTCTGGTCCGGCGGCTCGCTCGACCAGCTCTATGACGAGGTCGCGGCCAATCCCGGCGATCCGCTGTCCGCGACCTTCGCCGCCGGGATGCGGGAATGGCGCCATGCCGCCGAGCGCGGGCTGCTGACCACCGGGGCCATGCGCGCCAACCTTGCCCAGCGCATCGAGCGGGTCATGTCCGTCACCATCGGGCGCGAGATGGCGGGGGCCGAGCGTTACATGACGGTGCTGGCCTCGGTCGGTTCGACCGCGCCCTTCATCGGCCTGTTCGGCACGGTCTGGGGCATCATGAACGCCTTCACGTCGATCGCGGCGCAGCAGAACACCTCGCTGGCCGTGGTCGCCCCCGGCATCGCAGAGGCGCTGTTCGCCACGGCGCTGGGGCTTGTCGCGGCCATTCCCGCCGTCATCGCCTACAACAAGTTCTCGACCGATCTCGGCCGCTTCGCGGACCGTCTCGACTCATTTACGACAGAATTCTCCGCGATCCTGCAACGCCATCTGGAAGAGCGGGGTTGA
- a CDS encoding YbgC/FadM family acyl-CoA thioesterase has protein sequence MSDGPEAPRGPATGHLVGPLHVYPCRVYYEDTDAGGIVYHATYLRYCERARTEMMRLLGVPHSAMVAESGVAFAVRRCEIDYLRPARLDDALEVHTEISDIGGATLDAVQIIRRTFATGAGYADGSAGSATDGDVLVHVRLRLACINQSGRPARLPNAVRTALKPLFPRPAP, from the coding sequence ATGTCTGACGGTCCGGAAGCCCCCCGCGGCCCGGCGACGGGCCATCTGGTCGGGCCGCTGCACGTCTATCCCTGCCGTGTGTATTACGAGGACACGGACGCCGGCGGCATCGTCTACCATGCGACCTATCTTCGCTACTGCGAAAGGGCCCGCACCGAGATGATGCGCCTGCTGGGTGTGCCGCATTCGGCCATGGTGGCGGAGAGCGGTGTTGCGTTCGCGGTACGGCGCTGCGAAATCGACTATCTGCGTCCGGCGCGGCTGGACGATGCGCTTGAAGTGCATACGGAGATTTCCGATATCGGCGGCGCGACACTGGACGCGGTACAGATCATCCGCCGCACTTTCGCCACCGGCGCGGGATACGCGGACGGCAGTGCGGGATCCGCGACGGACGGTGACGTTCTTGTCCATGTGCGCCTGCGGCTGGCCTGCATTAACCAGAGCGGAAGGCCCGCCCGGTTACCCAATGCGGTGCGGACGGCACTGAAGCCCCTGTTCCCGAGGCCCGCCCCTTGA
- the ruvB gene encoding Holliday junction branch migration DNA helicase RuvB has protein sequence MSPPDRPQRLVEQDRIGGDAAEASIRPLSLAEFIGQRQVRENLSVFIQAARGRKEALDHVLLFGPPGLGKTTLAQIVAKELNVGFRATSGPVIAKAGDLAALLTNLQPHDVLFIDEIHRLSPAVEEILYPAMEDFQLDLIIGEGPAARSVRIDLPPFTLVGATTRSGLITRPLRERFGIPLRMQFYEPEELQLIVARGARILGMELTGEGALEIARRSRGTPRVAGRLLRRVRDICGVAGLAVVDAAAAGGALTRLEVDRLGFDAMDRRYLRCIADNYGGGPVGVETLGAALGEQRDVLEETIEPYLIQQGLLQRTPRGRLLTDSGYRYLGLPPPATPARQLDLLGGAGPGGGTPEGEGEDV, from the coding sequence GTGAGCCCGCCCGACAGACCGCAGCGGCTGGTGGAGCAGGACCGCATCGGCGGCGACGCCGCGGAGGCGTCGATCCGTCCGCTCAGCCTTGCGGAGTTCATCGGCCAGCGGCAGGTGCGCGAGAACCTGTCGGTGTTCATCCAGGCGGCCCGCGGCCGCAAGGAGGCGCTGGACCATGTGCTCCTGTTCGGGCCGCCGGGCCTGGGCAAGACCACCCTGGCCCAGATCGTCGCCAAGGAGCTGAATGTCGGGTTCCGCGCTACCAGCGGGCCGGTCATCGCCAAGGCCGGCGATCTCGCGGCGCTGCTGACGAACCTGCAGCCGCACGACGTGCTGTTCATCGACGAAATCCACCGCCTCTCCCCGGCGGTGGAGGAGATCCTCTATCCGGCGATGGAGGACTTCCAGCTCGACCTCATCATCGGCGAGGGGCCGGCCGCGCGCAGCGTGCGGATCGACCTGCCGCCCTTCACCCTGGTGGGCGCCACCACCCGGTCCGGCCTGATCACCCGCCCCTTGCGGGAACGGTTCGGCATCCCCCTGCGGATGCAGTTCTACGAGCCGGAGGAGTTGCAGCTCATCGTCGCCCGCGGTGCCCGCATCCTGGGGATGGAACTGACCGGCGAGGGTGCCCTGGAGATCGCCCGCCGTTCCCGCGGGACGCCGCGTGTCGCCGGGCGGCTGCTGCGCCGGGTCCGGGACATCTGCGGCGTCGCCGGGCTGGCGGTGGTGGACGCGGCGGCGGCGGGCGGGGCGTTGACCCGGCTGGAGGTGGACCGGCTGGGCTTCGACGCCATGGACCGGCGTTATCTGCGCTGCATCGCGGACAATTACGGCGGCGGCCCGGTCGGGGTGGAGACGCTGGGGGCGGCGCTGGGCGAGCAGCGCGACGTGCTGGAGGAGACGATCGAGCCCTACCTGATCCAGCAGGGCCTGTTGCAGCGGACCCCGCGCGGCCGGCTCCTGACCGACAGCGGCTACCGCTATCTGGGCCTGCCGCCGCCGGCCACGCCGGCCCGCCAGCTCGACCTGCTGGGCGGGGCGGGACCCGGCGGCGGGACACCGGAGGGGGAGGGCGAGGATGTCTGA